A single genomic interval of Streptomyces sp. BA2 harbors:
- a CDS encoding CTP synthase, whose product MQPKSTTTKHIFVTGGVASSLGKGLTASSLGALLKARGLRVTMQKLDPYLNVDPGTMNPFQHGEVFVTNDGAETDLDIGHYERFLDVDLDGTANVTTGQIYSQVIAKERRGEYLGDTVQVIPHITNEIKHRIRRMATDDVDVVITEVGGTVGDIESLPFLETVRQVRHEVGRDNVFVVHISLLPYIGPSGELKTKPTQHSVAALRNIGIQPDAIVLRADRDVPTAIKRKISLMCDVDEDAVVACVDAKSIYDIPKVLHTEGLDAYVVRKLDLPFRDVNWTQWEDLLDRVHNPDHEVTIALVGKYIDLPDAYLSVTEALRAGGFANRARVKVKWVTSDDCKTPAGAAKQLGDVDAICIPGGFGDRGVTGKVGAITFARENKIPLLGLCLGLQCIVIEAARNLADIPDANSTEFDSATAHPVISTMAEQLDIVAGEGDMGGTMRLGMYPAKLAEGSIAREVYDGKEYVEERHRHRYEVNNSYRAELEKKAGILFSGTSPDGKLVEYVEYPREVHPYLVATQAHPELRSRPTRPHPLFAGLVKAAVERQTGK is encoded by the coding sequence ATGCAGCCAAAGTCCACGACGACCAAGCACATCTTCGTCACCGGGGGTGTCGCCTCTTCCCTCGGCAAGGGTCTGACTGCCTCGAGCCTGGGTGCGCTCCTCAAGGCGCGCGGCCTGCGCGTCACCATGCAGAAGCTCGACCCGTACCTGAACGTCGACCCCGGGACGATGAACCCGTTCCAGCACGGCGAGGTGTTCGTCACGAACGACGGCGCCGAGACCGACCTGGACATCGGCCACTACGAGCGCTTCCTGGACGTCGACCTCGACGGCACGGCGAACGTCACCACCGGCCAGATCTACTCGCAGGTCATCGCCAAGGAGCGGCGCGGCGAGTACCTCGGCGACACGGTGCAGGTCATCCCGCACATCACGAACGAGATCAAGCACCGCATCCGCCGCATGGCCACCGATGACGTCGACGTCGTCATCACGGAGGTCGGCGGCACGGTCGGCGACATCGAGTCCCTGCCGTTCCTGGAGACCGTCCGTCAGGTCCGCCACGAGGTCGGCCGCGACAACGTCTTCGTCGTGCACATCTCGCTGCTGCCCTACATCGGCCCGTCCGGCGAGCTGAAGACCAAGCCGACCCAGCACTCGGTCGCGGCCCTGCGCAACATCGGTATCCAGCCTGACGCCATCGTGCTGCGTGCCGACCGCGACGTGCCGACCGCCATCAAGCGCAAGATCTCGCTGATGTGCGACGTCGACGAGGACGCGGTCGTCGCCTGTGTCGACGCCAAGTCGATCTACGACATCCCGAAGGTCCTGCACACCGAGGGCCTCGACGCCTACGTGGTGCGCAAGCTCGACCTCCCGTTCCGCGACGTGAACTGGACCCAGTGGGAGGACCTCCTCGACCGGGTGCACAACCCGGACCACGAGGTCACCATCGCGCTGGTCGGCAAGTACATCGACCTGCCCGACGCCTACCTCTCGGTGACCGAGGCGCTGCGCGCGGGCGGCTTCGCCAACCGCGCCCGCGTCAAGGTCAAGTGGGTCACCTCCGACGACTGCAAGACCCCGGCGGGCGCCGCCAAGCAGCTCGGTGACGTCGACGCGATCTGCATCCCCGGCGGCTTCGGCGACCGCGGCGTGACCGGCAAGGTCGGCGCCATCACCTTCGCCCGCGAGAACAAGATCCCGCTGCTCGGCCTCTGCCTCGGCCTGCAGTGCATCGTGATCGAGGCCGCCCGCAACCTCGCGGACATCCCCGACGCCAATTCCACGGAGTTCGACTCCGCGACCGCCCACCCGGTCATCTCGACCATGGCGGAGCAGCTGGACATCGTCGCGGGCGAGGGCGACATGGGCGGCACGATGCGCCTGGGCATGTACCCGGCGAAGCTCGCCGAGGGCTCCATCGCCCGTGAGGTGTACGACGGCAAGGAGTACGTCGAGGAGCGCCACCGTCACCGCTACGAGGTGAACAACTCCTACCGCGCCGAGCTGGAGAAGAAGGCCGGCATCCTCTTCTCCGGCACCTCCCCGGACGGCAAGCTCGTCGAGTACGTCGAGTACCCCCGCGAGGTCCACCCCTACCTGGTCGCCACCCAGGCGCACCCGGAGCTGCGCTCGCGCCCGACCCGCCCGCACCCGCTCTTCGCGGGCCTGGTGAAGGCCGCCGTGGAGCGCCAGACGGGTAAGTAA